The Ovis canadensis isolate MfBH-ARS-UI-01 breed Bighorn chromosome 18, ARS-UI_OviCan_v2, whole genome shotgun sequence genome has a segment encoding these proteins:
- the LOC138423457 gene encoding interferon alpha-inducible protein 27-like protein 2 → MSAKAIESGEGHALGPLLPELLPEEEEESSQSSSQTSDGSSPGKAPHQGPDGSGSDPRDPPKSEGSNFYHYAGKTAAAVIGGALVVAAVPVGLGALGFTGAGIAASSIAAKMMSVAAVANGGGVAAGSLVATLQSVGAAGLSTSSNILLGSAGSAIGAWLWGSKKKAPSPPGSSTEQESGSHAGDDPAGPQDVSPPNDKPSASQNSSKNHKK, encoded by the exons ATGTCAGCTAAAGCCATAGAGAGCGGGGAAGGCCATGCCTTGGGCCCCCTCCTACCAGAATTGCTGCCGGAAG aGGAAGAAGAATCTTCCCAGTCAAGCAGCCAGACCTCTGATGGGTCTTCTCCTGGGAAGGCACCACATCAGGGACCGGATGGCTCTGGCTCTGACCCCAGAGATCCACCCAAGTCGGAGGGCAGCAATTTCTACCATTATGCAG GCAAGACTGCTGCAGCCGTGATCGGAGGAG CCCTGGTCGTGGCAGCTGTGCCCGTGGGGCTGGGAGCCCTGGGCTTCACAGGGGCTGGAATCGCCGCCTCCTCCATCGCGGCCAAGATGATGTCAGTGGCCGCCGTGGCCAATGGGGGTGGAGTTGCTGCTGGCAGCCTGGTGGCCACCCTCCAGTCCGTGG gGGCAGCTGGACTTTCCACATCATCCAACATCCTCCTCGGCTCTGCTGGGTCAGCAATTGGGGCATGGCTGTGGGGTTCAAAAAAGAAGGCCCCTTCTCCACCAGGATCCAGTACTGAACAAGAGAGTGGTTCCCATGCTGGAGATGACCCTGCAGGGCCTCAGGATGTCAGTCCCCCAAATGACAAGCCCTCTGCCTCCCAAAATTCTTCAAAGAATCATAAGAAGTAA